The following is a genomic window from Vibrio cyclitrophicus.
ATATCGCCGGCAATGTTCAGCGACTTTTCTGCGATTTCACGCGCATCTAAATCAGTATTTTCTAATAGTGCAGTAGCTGCTGCTTGAGCGAAGTTACCGCCCGAACCGATCGCAATCAGATCATTCTCAGGTTGAACTACGTCACCGTTACCAGTGATGATCAGTGAAGCGGTCTCATCCGCTACTGCAAGCAATGCTTCTAACTTACGTAGAGCACGGTCGCTACGCCAATCCTTCGCTAGCTCAACGGCAGCTTTGGTCAGGTGGCCTTGGTGCATTTGTAGCTTGCTTTCAAATTTTTCGAATAGCGTGAAAGCATCAGCGGTACCGCCAGCAAAACCTGCCAGTACTTTGTTGTTGTATAGGCGACGTACTTTACGGGCATTGCCCTTCATTACAGTATTGCCTAGAGATACTTGTCCATCACCCGCGATGACGACTTTATTATTACGACGTACAGATACAATGGTAGTCACGAGTAGGGCCTCTTAATATTTCTTATCTTTGGGTATAAAAAGTATATGAGGATGGCACTCGGATAATTCAAGGAACCACGAGTGATGTCGTGCAACTTATCGACGGAAGTTGTAAGGAAAGTTGGAGAAAGGGAGCGAATAAAAGAAAACCTCCACAATGGGAGGCCTTCAGTGTTTGGTTTTTTCTGCTTCTGCTAAATCTGTAACTACTCGGTATCTTTCCAAATAGCACAAGGTTCTATTTTCGCTCGTTGCAGCTTATGGCGATCTCGCTCAGCGTCGCGCTTCAACTTGTATGGTCCAAGAACCACACGATACCAACTGCTGCCATCTTTCTTGCGGATTTCGCTTGAGATACCTTGGAAGGCAATATCTAACTTACGAGCTTCAGCTTGTGACGAGGTTTTGTAAGCACCACACTGCATCACGTAAGGGATTTTTGAGATCTGTTGCTCTTTTGCTTTGACTTCAATTTCGCGGCTTGGCAGCGTTTCGACATAATCCCATTTCTCTTCAGGAGGTGGTGGAATCATTTTCGCAGGTTTTGGCTTAGGTTTTGGTTTGGTTACCACAGGAGCGGGAGTTGGCGGCTCAGGATCATTACTCAGTAAGTAAAGTCCATAACCAAAACCACCGGCAAGGAGGATCGCCAAAAGACCACTGCGCCAAGGCTTACGGCGAGGGGCTTGTTTTTTAGTCGTTTTTTTTGTGCCACGACCGCGCTTTACATA
Proteins encoded in this region:
- a CDS encoding SPOR domain-containing protein produces the protein MANRDYVKRGRGTKKTTKKQAPRRKPWRSGLLAILLAGGFGYGLYLLSNDPEPPTPAPVVTKPKPKPKPAKMIPPPPEEKWDYVETLPSREIEVKAKEQQISKIPYVMQCGAYKTSSQAEARKLDIAFQGISSEIRKKDGSSWYRVVLGPYKLKRDAERDRHKLQRAKIEPCAIWKDTE
- the hslV gene encoding ATP-dependent protease subunit HslV, with the translated sequence MTTIVSVRRNNKVVIAGDGQVSLGNTVMKGNARKVRRLYNNKVLAGFAGGTADAFTLFEKFESKLQMHQGHLTKAAVELAKDWRSDRALRKLEALLAVADETASLIITGNGDVVQPENDLIAIGSGGNFAQAAATALLENTDLDAREIAEKSLNIAGDICVFTNHHHTIEELESTVELPKPE